Below is a window of Nocardioides conyzicola DNA.
GGGTGGTGCTCAGGACCCCAAATCGGCTCGTCGGTCGCGCTTGAGGGGCGCCGCCGGGCGGTAGGCGGAGACGCTCCGCTCCCCCGTGATCCAGAACCTCCAGGGCCGGTCCGGGGCCCCGCGTAGCCCCACGCGAGGGCCGGTCGAGACGTCGTCGACCCGGTCCCCGAGCGTCAGCGTGAGCGGCCCGGACCGTAGATCGGTCCCGTTGTCGGAGAGCTGGACGTCGAGCGCCCGGCACAGGCGCGCGGGTCCGCGCGCCAGGTCGCGGTCGCTGGCCCCGGCACGGCGGGAGCGGGCCAGGTCGAGCCCGTCGACCACCTCTCCGGCACGGATCAGCACGGCGCTGGGCGTGCCGACGGGTCCGCACACGACGTTGCAGCACACGTGCATGCCGTAGGTGAAGTAGCAGTAGAGGTGACCGGCGGGGCCGAACATCACCGCGTTGCGCTTGGTGCGACCGCGGTAGGAGTGCGAGCCCGGGTCGTTGGCGCCGTCGTACGCCTCGACCTCGGTGATGCGGACGGCTACATCGCCATGGCGCAGCACGGCACCGAGGAGACGTGGTGCCTCCTCGAGCACCGGGCCCGAGAGGTCAAGCAAGTCGGGCCCGGTGGGCGTCGACGACGGCGGTGAGCTCGCCGAGCTGCTCGCGGACCCGGACCGGGGCGGTGCCGCCACGGCCGACGCGGGACGACACGGAGCCCTCCACGGTGAGCACGTCGCGCACCGCTGGCGTGAGCGCCGGCGAGATCTCGGCGAACTGCTCGTCGGTCAGCTGGTCGAGCTCGATGCCGAGCTCCTCGCACCGGCGTACGCAGGCACCAGCGACCTCGTGGGCGACCCGGAACGGGACGCCCTCGCGCACCAGCCACTCGGCGACGTCGGTGGCGAGCGAGAAGCCCTGCGGGGCGAGCTCGGCCAGCCGCGCGGTGTCGAAGGTGAGCGTGGCGACCATCCCGGTGAACGCCGGCAGCAGGACCTCGAGGGTGTCGACGGAGTCGAAGACCGGCTCCTTGTCCTCCTGGAGGTCGCGGTTGTAGGCGAGCGGGAGCGCCTTGAACGTGGCCAGGAGGCCCGAGAGGTTGCCGATCAGTCGGCCGGACTTGCCGCGGGCCAGCTCGGCGATGTCGGGGTTCTTCTTCTGCGGCATGATGCTCGAGCCCGTCGACCAGGAGTCGTGCAGCGTCACGAAGCCGAACTCGCGGGTCGACCAGAGGATGACCTCCTCCGCGATCCGGCTGACGTCGACGCCGATCTGCGCGGTGACGTAGGCGAACTCGGCGACGAAGTCGCGGGCGGCGGTGCCGTCGATCGAGTTCGCCGTCGAGCCGGCGAACCCGAGCTCCGCGGCGACGCCCTCGGGGTCGAGGCCGAGGCTGGAGCCGGCGAGGGCGCCGGAGCCGTACGGCGAGTCCGCGGCCACCCGGGCGTCCCAGTCGCGCAGCCGGTCGACGTCGCGCAGGAGCGGCCAGGCGTGGGCCAGCAGGTGGTGTGAGAGCAGCACCGGCTGGGCGTGCTGGAGGTGGGTGCGCCCGGGCATCACCACGTCGAGGTGGTCGCGCGCCTGCGTGCTGAGCGCGTCGACGAGGTCGAGGACCTGCTCGGCGATCTCGGCGGCGTGGTCGCGGAGGAACACCTTGAACAGCGTGGCGATCTGGTCGTTGCGGCTGCGGCCGGCCCGGATCCGGCCGCCCACGTCGGCGCCGACCTCGTCGACCAGCAGCCGCTCCAGGGCGCCGTGGACGTCCTCGTCGGACGGGTCGGGCAGGAGCTCGCCGGCGGCGTACCGCTCCCCCAGGACGTCGAGCCCGCGCAGCAGCTCGGCGTGGTCCTCGTCGGTCAGCAGACCGGCGTGGTGCAGCGCGTTGGCGTGCGCGCGCGAGCCCGCCAGGTCGTACGGCGTGAGCCGCCAGTCGAAGTGGGTCGAGCGCGAGAGCGCGTCGAGCTCGGGCGACGGTCCGCCCGCGAAGCGGCCGCCCCAGAGCTTGCCGGTGTTGGTGGTGCTCATGCTGTTCCTCTCACCGCGGCGACCGCGCGCCGCATCACGTCAGGCAGGTCGTCCTGGGCAGCGGTCCCGTCCACCTCCAGGTCCTCAGGGAACCACCACGACGCGGCCAGCACGTTGCCGACCTCCTCGGGCTCGAGGTGCTCGAAGCTGACCTCGACATCGCGCTCCAGCGCCATGGCGAAGAAGTTGGTCTGGCTCACGTAGTCGACACCCGCGAAGGAGAACTCGTGGATGCCGGTCCCGATCGGTCCGATCAGGCGCTCGGTCGTCACGACGAGACCGATCTCCTCGCGCATCTCGCGCACCGCCGCCTCGGGGAGCGTCTCGCCCGGGTCGACGGCGCCGCCGACGGTGCCCCACCAGGTCACGCCCGGGCGTGCCGGGTCCTGCTCCTGGAGCAGGAGGACGGCGCCGTCCGCGCTGACCGGGAGCACCCGTGCGGTGGTCCGTGGGATGCGCATCAGTCGGTGCCGAACTCCATCGCGGCGTAGTCGAGCGCCTCGTCCTCGCCGGCCTCCTGCTCCGCCTTCGGGTTGCGGGCGATGCGGTCGGCTCCCCCGGCCTCGATCTCGCCGAAGAGCGTGCCGTTCTCGACGAGCACCTGGCCCTGGTCGAGCGGCTGCGCGGCGTACAGCTCGAGCTTGGCGCGCGAGTCGGCGATGTCGAGGTTGCGCATGGTGAGCTGGCCGATCCGGTCGTTGGGACCGAAGGCGGCGTTGTCGGTGCGCTCCATCGACAGCTTGTCGGGGTGGTAGGAGAAGTTGGCGCCGTCGGTGCGCAGGACCGTGTAGTCCTCGCCCCTGCGCAGCCGCAGCGTCACCTCGCCGGTGACGAGCGAGGCGATCCAGCGCTGAATGGACTCGCGGATCATCAGCGCCTGCGGGTCGAGCCAGCGACCCTCGTAGAGCAGCCGGCCGAGCTGGCGGCCCTGCGCGTGGTAGTTGGCGATGGTGTCCTCGTTGTGGATCGCGTTGAGGAGCCGCTCGTACGACGTCCAGAGCAGCGCCATCGCCGGCGCCTCGTAGATGCCGCGGGACTTGGCCTCGATGATCCGGTTCTCGATCTGGTCGGACATGCCGAGGCCGTGCCGGCCGCCGATCACGTTGGCCTCGTGGACCAGAGCGACCGGGTCGTCGTACCGGA
It encodes the following:
- a CDS encoding DNA-3-methyladenine glycosylase — its product is MLDLSGPVLEEAPRLLGAVLRHGDVAVRITEVEAYDGANDPGSHSYRGRTKRNAVMFGPAGHLYCYFTYGMHVCCNVVCGPVGTPSAVLIRAGEVVDGLDLARSRRAGASDRDLARGPARLCRALDVQLSDNGTDLRSGPLTLTLGDRVDDVSTGPRVGLRGAPDRPWRFWITGERSVSAYRPAAPLKRDRRADLGS
- the argH gene encoding argininosuccinate lyase; the encoded protein is MSTTNTGKLWGGRFAGGPSPELDALSRSTHFDWRLTPYDLAGSRAHANALHHAGLLTDEDHAELLRGLDVLGERYAAGELLPDPSDEDVHGALERLLVDEVGADVGGRIRAGRSRNDQIATLFKVFLRDHAAEIAEQVLDLVDALSTQARDHLDVVMPGRTHLQHAQPVLLSHHLLAHAWPLLRDVDRLRDWDARVAADSPYGSGALAGSSLGLDPEGVAAELGFAGSTANSIDGTAARDFVAEFAYVTAQIGVDVSRIAEEVILWSTREFGFVTLHDSWSTGSSIMPQKKNPDIAELARGKSGRLIGNLSGLLATFKALPLAYNRDLQEDKEPVFDSVDTLEVLLPAFTGMVATLTFDTARLAELAPQGFSLATDVAEWLVREGVPFRVAHEVAGACVRRCEELGIELDQLTDEQFAEISPALTPAVRDVLTVEGSVSSRVGRGGTAPVRVREQLGELTAVVDAHRARLA
- a CDS encoding NUDIX hydrolase, which codes for MRIPRTTARVLPVSADGAVLLLQEQDPARPGVTWWGTVGGAVDPGETLPEAAVREMREEIGLVVTTERLIGPIGTGIHEFSFAGVDYVSQTNFFAMALERDVEVSFEHLEPEEVGNVLAASWWFPEDLEVDGTAAQDDLPDVMRRAVAAVRGTA